From Myxococcales bacterium, one genomic window encodes:
- a CDS encoding HAD family hydrolase — MAENESESSESRGSIRAIVFDLFDTLVDLYSEKLPRIEYRGYLIPASARALHAALPHRSGIDFDAFARTLAEVDNEFQRSHYNKGLELPSELRFGALCDRLGLMDPKLPAIMAHVHMGLLREQVAMPLHHLGLLCSLAERVQLGLCSNFSHSVTACAVLEDYGLYSHLDAVVISDEIGYRKPRVEIFEAVLDELAVECHQVLHVGDSLSADVAGAAAMGIRSVWITRRVKDPEKVLEKHEGPRPDYQIEDLAELEGILDQLDAA; from the coding sequence TTGGCGGAGAACGAATCGGAATCAAGCGAGAGCCGGGGATCGATTCGTGCGATCGTGTTCGATTTGTTCGATACCCTGGTCGACCTCTATTCAGAGAAGCTCCCACGCATTGAGTATCGCGGGTATCTGATCCCGGCATCCGCGCGGGCGTTGCACGCGGCACTTCCTCATCGCAGTGGGATCGATTTTGACGCCTTCGCGAGGACACTCGCGGAAGTCGACAACGAGTTCCAGAGGTCCCACTACAACAAGGGACTAGAGCTACCCAGCGAATTACGCTTTGGCGCCCTGTGCGATCGCCTGGGCCTGATGGATCCGAAACTTCCGGCCATCATGGCGCACGTTCACATGGGACTGCTGCGCGAACAAGTCGCGATGCCCCTGCACCATCTCGGTCTGTTGTGCTCGCTCGCTGAGCGGGTTCAACTCGGGCTCTGTTCCAACTTCAGTCACTCGGTCACAGCATGCGCGGTCCTCGAAGACTACGGACTGTATTCACATCTCGACGCCGTTGTCATTTCAGACGAAATTGGATACCGCAAACCGCGAGTCGAAATATTCGAAGCGGTACTCGATGAACTCGCCGTCGAATGTCACCAGGTCCTGCACGTGGGCGATTCGCTCAGCGCAGACGTTGCTGGAGCCGCTGCAATGGGGATCCGCAGCGTCTGGATCACGCGCAGGGTGAAGGACCCGGAAAAGGTCCTGGAGAAGCACGAGGGCCCGCGTCCCGACTATCAGATCGAAGATCTCGCGGAGCTCGAGGGGATCCTCGACCAACTCGACGCGGCCTGA
- a CDS encoding PilZ domain-containing protein yields the protein MSDATVNPDSVVAAGIQRAKQVNKRVNVRIPIRISTIDPEMDPKTGKLFFFTSDEFSTNVSRGGVFVTTSEPIDPGRRVLVEIEIPNGSSIQTIGRVVWKRLPMSSAETPARQRPGVGIQFTSGRPDLFNELDRYISLAGRRRDQGKGLKSTNQHAT from the coding sequence ATGAGTGACGCGACAGTGAACCCCGATTCGGTAGTGGCCGCTGGAATTCAGCGCGCCAAGCAAGTCAACAAGCGAGTGAATGTCCGGATCCCGATCCGCATCTCTACGATTGACCCCGAGATGGATCCCAAGACAGGCAAACTGTTCTTCTTCACATCCGACGAGTTTTCGACAAATGTCTCTCGAGGTGGTGTGTTTGTGACGACTTCGGAACCCATTGATCCCGGGCGTCGCGTGTTGGTGGAGATCGAGATTCCCAACGGATCGAGCATCCAAACGATCGGTCGCGTGGTGTGGAAGCGGCTCCCCATGTCGAGCGCTGAGACTCCTGCGCGGCAGCGGCCCGGTGTCGGGATTCAGTTTACCAGCGGGCGCCCAGATCTCTTCAACGAACTCGATCGCTACATCAGTCTGGCGGGACGGCGGCGCGACCAGGGCAAGGGCCTCAAGTCGACGAATCAACACGCGACCTGA
- the apaG gene encoding Co2+/Mg2+ efflux protein ApaG encodes MSPEDASLSTSEAVTEGIRISVRARYSPEHSSPHQSEWFFLYTITIANESDQSVTLLNRNWLILDATGKSEEVHGPGVIGEQPALAPGQSFEYTSGCPLSTPFGSMSGSYEMSREDGTRFEAEVRVFQLRQPNAIH; translated from the coding sequence ATGAGCCCAGAAGACGCATCTTTATCGACTTCCGAAGCAGTGACCGAAGGTATCCGCATCAGCGTTCGCGCTCGGTATTCACCGGAACATTCCTCACCGCACCAGAGCGAGTGGTTCTTTCTATATACAATCACCATCGCAAACGAATCCGATCAGAGCGTCACGTTGCTCAATCGCAACTGGTTGATTCTCGACGCGACCGGAAAATCGGAAGAGGTCCACGGACCTGGGGTCATCGGGGAGCAGCCCGCTCTCGCTCCCGGCCAATCGTTCGAATACACCTCAGGCTGCCCGCTTTCCACTCCCTTTGGCTCCATGAGTGGAAGCTACGAAATGAGCCGAGAGGATGGAACTCGATTCGAGGCTGAGGTGAGGGTGTTTCAACTTCGACAGCCAAATGCCATTCACTAG